The DNA region AAAAGCATGAGCAGCTTTTATTCCCCCCCTCgcgagggggaggaggggcaggccTGAGGACCTCCTGTGTCCAGCCTGGGCCTCACTCCTTGAGGGAGAAGTGCATCTTGTCATTGATCATCTTGCGCTCAGGGTTGAGGCGCTTCAAGATCTGGGCCAGCACATTGACCGTCTGGTCGCTGCTCAGCCCCGTCTTCTTGGTCTGGAACTTCTTCAGCAGATCTTTGGTGGTCATGGGCTTTCGGGTCAGGTAGCGTCTCACTGCATCCTCTGTCACCTGCACGTCACTGTGGGGACAAACACTGATGTCAGGGGGTTGGGGTTCCTGCGCATGACCCGGCCCCCAGAAATCCCTCTTCACTCACCCACTGCTGGGCGTGGATTTGCCAGACTGGGGCTGGGGAGTGGATTTCCCTGAGATGCTCTGGGGCCCAGCATCTAACCTCAGGCGCTTGGCGGCAGGCGTATCACTGGGTCCCATCTGGCGCTTCCCTGCATGAAACCATCAAAACCACAATGTCACAGCTGGAGGGGTCTCTCAAAGATCAGGCCTGTCTACACCTGAACAGAAGTCCCCTCTTCAGTACTCCCCCTAAGTGGTCTTCTGGCCCCTCTCTGAAGCCTCATTTGGAATCAGGATCAAGATTCAGATACTAGCCCTGTCACTTAcagaacctctctgggcctcagtgaccTTACCTGATTCTTGTAGGGCCTTGTTTCCAGGACCCACACCACCCTGGCCATCTTCCTCTGGGTGTGTTCTCCCACAATGTCAATGTTCTCCACAAGATGTGGCCCCACAACTGAACACACTATTCCCGTGGCAGAATACAGGGGCACCAGCCCTTTCCCAGGTCTGGGCACATACCCTGCACCTCCCACAGCCGCATAAAACCAGGGGAGCTTTTCTGGCTTGGAGGTGGCCCCAGGAGAATGAAGATGCCCAGACCAGCTGTGTCTAGTCTGGGCCCTGCAACTCATTCCCTGGGTAAGTCTGGCCTCTGCACTCAGATGGGGACAACAGAACTTGCCCTAAGAGAAAAGCTGGGAAAGTGTTCAGAAAAGGTGAAGTTCTAGGCATCAAGAAGACTTCCAGGGCTGTCAGAAGAGACAAATGGGGGCAGAACCAGCCCCACACGGGGACACAGGCCCTGTCTCACCTTGCTCCAGCTTGCTAGCAGCTGCCCGAAGTGTGGAGGAGGTGCTGCCACTGTCTACGCTGGGTGTGCTTGGGCGGCTGTCTCCCCTGGAGCTGCTGCCTGAGGCCTTGCGTTCCCTCTTGGGGGGGGTCTTCTTCTTCTGCAGaaatggtttggggagggggagactgagccaagggaaaagacaaagacaaGCCAGCCTCTGCCTGGACTGTGGATAGAAGAAGTCCTTGTGCTGGTGTCCCACTGGGCCATACTCACTGTCATGAAGAGGGCCGAGGATGCCTCGTTGTCAATGTCACTCTCCTCAGAGGTGTCTGACTCCTCACTGCTATCTCCTGAGGGGTCAAACAGGAGCCTCAGCCCAGTGCCCTGGGATTctttgccctccccacccccaagctccTTCCCTCAGGCCCCAGTAAACACTGCCCATGCCAGACTGTACACAGGCAAAGGCCACCTCCCCTGGGCTCTGCCTTCTGGAAGCTAGTCTAGTGGCAGACACCAGCCTGTCAGGTAAAGAATCAACAGTTGTCTTCAATTAGCATTAGCCTTAATAAATGTGTGAAACTGAGCTCAGTCCCACTGCTACCCCCAGCCAGTAAGAGCTGGAGGCACAGGTGCCTGGGAGCTGGGGCTTCACAAGGGAGGCCTGCTAGGAGATGCAGGGGGACTGAAGTGGCCTCCAAAGACAAGACTGGGAACCCAAGAGGCTCAAGGGAGAGTGGAGAGGATGGGCAGCAGTGAGTGCAGGGCACCTGAAGGGAAGGTGAGATGCCCCCATCACCCACAAAGGGTAtctaggaagggaggaggaaacaaagttggagagagagaggcagcttGGGCCACACTGCAGAAGGCCTCCAAGGCCAGGCCTTCTCCCCCAGCCACACtcacctttcctcctcttcttctcctgtgGGGTAGGTGccttcttatcttcttcctccttctcctcctcctctggtGGTTTTTCCTCCTCACTCTCTTCACTGCTTTCACTCTGTTCATCGATGCCTGGGATGGAAGCAAGGGCTCTCTACTGGGCCAGTGACCCCAGCCTGCTCTGTCTCCTCAGCCACTGgctctccttccctgctgcctacaaacacacccagACCTACCCCACCCTTAAAGCACCTTCACTGGACCTGACCATCCTCTCCAGCTTCAGGCCTCTATctatctcctccctttcccagccTTCCTCACAGACTTCCTCACCTGCCATTCCCTTCTCAACCCCTTGCAGGGGTCTCACTTTGGGAAGCCAAACTGACTCAATTTTGTACCCACTCATCAAAGTTACCAGCGATCTCTTAATTAAACATAACTGCCTTTTTTTATTTCCAACTGGCTGCTGCACATGCATCTCCAATTCAACATGAGTAACTACAGTAGAGCTCATTAcatggccccccccccccccaaaaaaaaaccccatttcctctttctaacttccctattttaaaaagcaaattttcCCAGGTTCTTTTTAAGAGCTCCAGTGCTCCCAGGTTTGCAAGCTTCAAGTCACAttccactctctcctctccctcaccaGTCACATCCactcagttgtcaagtcttgtctaTTCCACCCCTCTATTTCTGATGTTGTTTTCTCCATCCCTAACTCAGACACTCATCCTTTctcacctggattactgcaacagcctccccactggtctccttgcctccaaatctctcccctctcctagcCACCCTCTACAAAGTTGCCAAACTGCTATCCCTAAATCATAGGATTTCTAGGGAACCATGTCACTCACTTGACTCAAGAATCTTCAGGGGTTTTCTCTTGTTTCTAGGCTAAAATAGGAGCtcctgtttggcctttaaagccatTCCTAAGCTGGTCCCAACCCATGTTTAAACATGTACTTCACATGATACCCTTCAAAAGTTTTATGGTCCAAGTACACTGGCCTTTTACTATTCTTTACCCACAAGAGCTGAGCCTCTGAACAGTTTGTCCCATAGGCCAGGGCCACTCCCCTTCTTGACCTTCACCTTCTGACATGCCCAGCTCTGTTCAATACTCTACTCAAATGACCCTTCTCATTGGACACCTTTTCTGATCACAACTGTTAGCACTTCCAGTCCCAGCCCATTCCCGGGCTTCCCCTTTCCTAAAGTTATGCTGAATCTCCTTTGCACCTCTCTGgatacatgttttctcccccaagtagaatgtaagccccttgatgGCAGGGCCTCTTTCTCTCAAACACAAGTCTCCTCAGTGGACGGCACTTAACCAGTATTGGCTGAACTGAACTGGACTGGGTATCCGATATGCTCTTCAAAGGGGAAGACAAAGTGAGATGGGTCCTGCTCCCAGGCCCACACCTACCTTTAGGGCCATCCTCCTCCTGCTTAACCACCTTGGATTTCTCTACTGCTTCTTCCTCAGAGCTGCTGTAAAGGAAAGAACAGGCTGCAGGTGAGCAGGTTGGGGCCTGAGCTTCAGATCTGAAAGGAAGAAGTGGGGTGGGCCTGTGTCCCTCACCTGGAGCCATCTGACATGTAGTCCACTTCCTGGCCCTCAAAGTCCCCATCATCACTGTCCTCAAAGGCCTCATCGTCAGagcccttcttcttcttcttcttgcccCCCCTGGAGGCAGCTGCCTTCTTCTTGGTCTTGGGGACCTTCTCTCCTGGGGAGAGCAGATGAGGTCAGGGACTACACTGTCCTAGTCACTGATCTTCCGGGGGCCTTGGCCCTGCATACACACTGCCCCCACTCCGCCTCCCCCCAGCACTCCCCACCGTCCTCACCCTCTTCCCCACTGCCAGTGCTGTCATCAGAGCTCATCTCCAGGTCATCTTCCAGGTCATGGATCCGGAGTTCACTGGGCTTCTTCCGGTTCTTCTTCTCTTTAAGCTCGTCCTCCTCCTCATCATGGTCCTGGTCCTTCAGTCGACGCTGTTGCATGATGCTGAAGTGGTTTAAGACTTTGTTCCTCCTACAAAAATAGGATATGTATCATGTAGGGTCTTCAGGATTCACAGTCCCCTTcatccaggaagccttccctgagtgAACATGCCCAACTCAGATCTCTCTTCCTTCAGGACTTATTGTAGTTTGTTTgcactggggtgtgtgtgtgtgtgtgtgtgtgtgtgtgtgtgtgtgtgtctatgtctgtgtctgtgtcttgtgtgtgtctgtgtgtctctcaaAGCCATGAAGCAGTGGCAAGAGTCCTTAATATGGAATCAGGAGAGCTAGGTATGATTCCCAGTTGTAATATCCAGTCAGAGCGTTTGATCACAGACCTAAAGCTGGAAGCAAACTCAGAGGCCACCAACGCCCACTCCCTCATCTAACAGCTAAGGGAAGAGAGGTCAATAGACTTATCCAAGCCCTCAAAGGTAGTAAGGGGATTTTTCCAATTACTAGCTCCATGACCTAAGACAAACTCTCAGACCTCTCTTCTCTGATGAACAAAAAAGATGAATGCACCAAGGCCCAGAATGTGTAGGAAGTGGTTCTGTGTCTCTAGGAGGCAGATGCCATATAGAGGGATCACAAGCACTCATGCCATGACGTGGTAAGTTAATTAGAGGGGCACTAAGCTTAGGCTGAGGAGAGCAGGGCACCTGGAGACCTGAAGCTGACCTTCTTTGATGGATAAACCTTGTATAAACCATTGAGTACACATGATGTCTCCCCCAGGGGGATGTGCACTcccctgaaggcaggggctaccttggcatccccagcccttagtacagtgccaggcacagaagAAGTATTTAACACATGCTTGCTTGCTGGCTACCTgccacccccttcctccctcctgctcacctttcccattcttcctcaGCCTCCTCTGCAGTGAGTGTGCGGTGCCGGGCCAGAGGAGTGAAGTTGTACCAGTTGTGCACAGGGAAGGCTTCGAAGGCCCCATCGGGGCATTGGGTAAAGATGTAGTAGGAGGTATTTTCTGTTACACCACCCTTCTTTACTCCCTTGAACCTGCAGCAGgcaggagaaaagggggcagagaCACAGTCACTCATCCAGGGCCTGCTCCTCTCAGAAGGCGACAGGGACAGAAATCAGAATCTCAAGAAATTGAGAGATTTAGGAAAATGGCCCACAATGGGGTGCCAAGAGCCGTAGGTCCTAGCCTCAGGCAGACCATGAACTCCCTGGGACCTGGGACCTTTTCTGGTCTTAAATTTTTCACCCACCAAAGCATGAAGAATGCTCCCTGCCCTGCTTTCCCTCCAGGAAGGACAAAAGCCAGAGCCAGAGGGTGAGGAGCATAAAGTGGAGGGCTCCAAAAGGACCACTCACCTCCTGCCTGTTTTGCCATTGACTTTGAGTAGCCAGGGCTGGTCCTCGGCCTTGAAGGCCTTGAGAATGATGCCATACTTCTTCCTCCTGGCCTCATCCCGGAGCTTCCGATTAAACTCGCTGCCAGCCCCAGATTCTGGCATCTCTTCTTCCTGATAGATCTTCTTGTTGCTCAGATCCCGTTCCATCTTGGCCTGACATGAAGGAAGCAACCTCATCCCAGAGCACTTGGCAAGGATTGTTGGGGGACaccttccctcacctcccacaGGCCCCAGCGGAGTTGCCTTGTCTGGCGTCATGCTATTCACCTCCACTGTCCAAAGCTCTGCCAGGACTCCTTCTTAAGGACTGACCCTCAGTGTTCTCCTACTGTCGTGACTGATTTCAGTGGTCTAGCACTTAATTACACACTGTGGTGGGAGGCCTTTCTCTTATGTTTCTTTCATGTCCCATAAGGTATAGTGACAAGCTGAGCATACAATAGGTGGCTAATGTATACTGGGGAGATTGATAGAGCTCAGAAGATGCCCTTTCTTCTGCCCATGCAGGCCTCATACCCCTGGGCCTGGAAGCCACCAACCCTCACCTTTTGATCCAACCTCAGAGCCTCCTTGCCCATTTTCTTGAGGCTCCTGCCCAGTGCCAGGACACGAGACTTTTACCTGGTGCCAGGTGGAGAAGTTGACTTTGTCAGCTGCGTTGAAAGCCATGATATTGTACCTCTTGGGGTTGTTCCTGCAGGAACAGAATTGTCAGCAGGCCAGGAAAGGCAGGAAAGTGGGGATAAGgaaagaagctgaggctgagattGAGCACTCCCCTGCATCAcatcatcccatcccatcccaaaAGAACTCACTTGGGGACTCGAACAACATATTCGGTCACAGTCTGGCTGCTGGTCCCctagagagagtgaaagaaacgCAGAGTCATAGAGAACTGGGCAACAAGTatgagaaacattttaaaatacaagactGCACTCAGTGACACACATGCAATAGTTAAAAACATTAGTGTCCACGGGCAGGGAGACAGGTGCTTGTAGAAACACCCCCAGGCACAGCATCATAGCCATTTGCATTGGCACACACCATGGAATGCACTCAGAAATACACAGACCTGCTAGCCCTCTCAGGGAGGGAGGCAacgccacacacacacaagaatgaGTGAATACAGGATGGCAGGCACGCCCAGGCATCTGAGGGGGAAGTGACATCTGAATGCTGGTATGAGTCTGGGCACACATCTACACACACCCCTACTGGCACAGACAATCCTCCCACTCCCCTACTCCTGCATGCACAGACACAGACGGGCACCCCGAAGCCACTGTCACTCACCAGCTTCACACGTACAGATACACACCCATTTGCACGCGCATACAGGCACCCGGATGCCTCCCACTCACCGGGTTCACACTTACAGATACACACCCATTGGCACACGCACAGACAGGCGGCGGGGGCGCCCCGCTGGGGCCCCTCCGAAGCCGCTCCCGCTCACCGCGGTCACACTTACACCCCCTCTTGAACGCGTACACAGGCAGCCCTCCCATTCACTCACCAGGGTGGTCATGGCCACGGCTGGGCAGCGCGGCGCGTGGCCGGACTGAGGGAGGAGAGCCGAACAGACTGGCCCGGTTCCCAACACCCGGCTCTACAACTCGTCACCTAACCAGCTTAGAGGGACTGGGATTGAAGCTCTGGCTTTAGCATTCCCAGCATTCCCAGCATTCCCCACGGCCGGATCCGGAAGTGACTGCCCCGTCGTTATGACAACCGCGCGCCGCCTCTGGTGGCCcaacctccccccgccccactcccGCCTTCCCTCCTAGCAGCGGGAACGATCCAGCCTTGGAGATGATTCTGACCAATTACACCCCTCCCAGGCGGTGCTAACACGTGCGCGTCTCTAGAAGTCTCAGTCCCTTTCCTGGGTCCCCTtggccccttccctctccctcccagactCTCCGCGTGATCTCGAGAGCCATTCGCGCCTCATTAGTTATTCACGAGGCTACGGATTCCCCGCCCCACGGACCGGGGCGTGCCCCCCCGTGTGGTCATCCCGTAGATACACAGCGCGGTGCACATTGGGAAACGTAGTCCTCGATCCCCCTGGGTACGCCGAAGGGCCGCGGGGCTCTGTGCGCAGACACACACATTCTgtactttctttctccccttcccccaccgaTGTAACGCTGGTGGCCTCGTTACCATGGGAACTGCAGCTTTTCCTCGCTCCCTACCTCCCCCAGTTCTTGAAGCAACAGCTAGCGCATCTCCGAGCTGGTGAGGACCTCTGGATCGCTTGGTCCAGCCCTCTTTGCAGCACAACCTGCGGCAACAAGTGCCCATCCAGCCCTGCTCAGAGAGCGCCGGGGATGGCACGGGAGCTCCCCCATGCAGGGGAGGCAGCAGCTCATGCAGCTTTGGCATCGCTCTTAggtgttaggaagtttttccttctagCAAGCTTGAATCTCTCTTTGCAGTTTCTAGCCCCTTTGGGAGCGAAACCCTTCAAATACTAGAAGAGAGGTGTCCTGTTgtccccgccccaccccatcTTTTCTAGACTAAAATCCCTCTTCCTTGGACCTAATCCTCCACTATAACAGTTCCACTCTGGATGATATCCGGCTCATCAATAcctttcctaaaatgtgctgCCCAGACGGGAACACAACACTCCGGATGTGCTCTATACAGCAGGACAGTCACTTTATTTCCAGAAGCTGCACGTTTCTCTGTGCAGTAAGACTGAATTAttctttttggctgccatatctaaCATGGTAATTTTCAGATGAACTTATAGCCTTCCCCAACCTGTACTTGTCAAGGTAATCAATCCAAGTATaggatttgtcatttttctgtATTAAAATTCCATCAGTCAGTCAGGCAAACCTTTATTA from Trichosurus vulpecula isolate mTriVul1 chromosome 1, mTriVul1.pri, whole genome shotgun sequence includes:
- the LOC118855472 gene encoding general transcription factor IIF subunit 1-like, producing the protein MTTLGTSSQTVTEYVVRVPKNNPKRYNIMAFNAADKVNFSTWHQAKMERDLSNKKIYQEEEMPESGAGSEFNRKLRDEARRKKYGIILKAFKAEDQPWLLKVNGKTGRRFKGVKKGGVTENTSYYIFTQCPDGAFEAFPVHNWYNFTPLARHRTLTAEEAEEEWERRNKVLNHFSIMQQRRLKDQDHDEEEDELKEKKNRKKPSELRIHDLEDDLEMSSDDSTGSGEEGEKVPKTKKKAAASRGGKKKKKKGSDDEAFEDSDDGDFEGQEVDYMSDGSSSSEEEAVEKSKVVKQEEDGPKGIDEQSESSEESEEEKPPEEEEKEEEDKKAPTPQEKKRRKGDSSEESDTSEESDIDNEASSALFMTKKKTPPKRERKASGSSSRGDSRPSTPSVDSGSTSSTLRAAASKLEQGKRQMGPSDTPAAKRLRLDAGPQSISGKSTPQPQSGKSTPSSGDVQVTEDAVRRYLTRKPMTTKDLLKKFQTKKTGLSSDQTVNVLAQILKRLNPERKMINDKMHFSLKE